A segment of the Chryseobacterium scophthalmum genome:
AAATATGGTTGCTATTGTTGATAGTGGTTCTACTAAATCTGACTGGGTAATCTTGGATGACTTCAAAAATGTTTTCTTAAAGACCGAAACCATTGGTTTCAACCCCAATTTTATCAGCAAAGAGCTTATTGTACCCGAAATTGAAAAAAATAACAGTTTATTATCTGTAAAAAATTCAATTACCAAAATCTTTTTTTACGGTTCTGGTTGTGGCGTTAGAAAAAATTGCCAGACAATAGAAGAAGAAGTAGGAAAAGTTTTTACCAATGCAGAGATTATTGTAAAAGAAGATTTGTATGCGGCAGCTTATGCAGCTTATAACGGGAAACCAACAATTGTCTGTATTTTGGGAACGGGTTCGAACTCATGTTATTTTGACGGAGAAAATTTAAAGATAAAACTTCCTTCATTAGGTTATCTTATGGGTGACGAAGGAAGCGGAAGTGCCATTGGAAAACAGTTGGTGCGCAGATTCTTTATGCAGAAGCTTCCTCAGGATTTACATCTTGAGTTCAAAGAAATGTATGGATTAACGATTGATGAAGCATTGAAAAATATGTATCATACAACCAGACCCAATGCTTACTTAGCCAATTTCAATAAATTTGTGGTCGAAAGAAAAGATCATCCTTACTTCCAGGAAATGGTTTTGGAAGAGATGAAAAACTTTTTCGATTATCAGGTTCTTCCGTATGAAGAATCTCAGGATGCCGAGATCAATTTTATCGGCTCTATTGCTTATTATTACGAAAATATTTTACGTTCTGCAGCGTCAGAACTCAATTTGAATGTGGGGCACATTGTACAGAAGCCAATCGAAAGCTTGGTAGATTACCACATTAAATATATTTTATAGTAGATAATAAGTTTTAATAAAAAAATAATATATAAATAAATGTCAAATTAAGTAATAAAACTTTCTAAACGACTTAGGAAGTTTTTAAAATTTTAGCGGAGAAATCCAGTCTTGAATTTTTGGTTCTTTTGTTTTAAGACAAAAGAACATTTATAACTTCTAATTTGATACATATTAAATAAAAAACAGAAAATTATATGTCAAGTAAAACTCACCGCGACGAAAAAAACTTTAGTCAGGCAGCGTTAGATTATCATAAAGCAGAACCCAAAGGAAAGATTGAGGTAATTCCTTCAAAGCCACACTCATCGCAGAGAGATTTGTCTTTGGCATATTCTCCGGGAGTGGCTATTCCTTGTCTGGAAATTGAAAAAAATCCGGAAACGGTTTATGATTATACAGGAAAAGGAAATTTGGTGGCGGTTATTTCAAACGGAACAGCAGTTCTTGGTTTGGGAGACATCGGAGCTGAAGCTTCAAAACCGGTAATGGAAGGAAAAGGTCTTTTGTTTAAGATTTTTGCCGACATCAACGTTTTTGATATTGAAATTGACGA
Coding sequences within it:
- a CDS encoding ATPase, whose translation is MVAIVDSGSTKSDWVILDDFKNVFLKTETIGFNPNFISKELIVPEIEKNNSLLSVKNSITKIFFYGSGCGVRKNCQTIEEEVGKVFTNAEIIVKEDLYAAAYAAYNGKPTIVCILGTGSNSCYFDGENLKIKLPSLGYLMGDEGSGSAIGKQLVRRFFMQKLPQDLHLEFKEMYGLTIDEALKNMYHTTRPNAYLANFNKFVVERKDHPYFQEMVLEEMKNFFDYQVLPYEESQDAEINFIGSIAYYYENILRSAASELNLNVGHIVQKPIESLVDYHIKYIL